One segment of Tetrapisispora phaffii CBS 4417 chromosome 1, complete genome DNA contains the following:
- the TPHA0A03250 gene encoding cyclin family protein (similar to Saccharomyces cerevisiae PCL9 (YDL179W) and PCL2 (YDL127W); ancestral locus Anc_7.289) produces MSDYEALLKFNKVPINKEMINYICALTESIINIKNSNSMVSIALPPPPLAKFIKNICVKSNVQTPTLMATTVLLEKLKKIIPSNVYGIESTRHRIFLGCLILSAKSLNDSSPLNKHWAKYTESYIHLREVNTIERELLNYFDWNVSISQEELFSSLSYFLEPIKQDMMMKQRQNSLLMNIPSVNSSSIQLQEDLSCINHHNNIPLEETKTSLLSYSNSDYSLPSLASFQSYTDKDHSPSSVASSLVDEDNICNNDSIEIIDEINSKYIDNITQHNKITIKRSAALHSFF; encoded by the coding sequence ATGTCGGACTACGAGGctctattgaaatttaACAAAGTTCCAATAAATAAGGAAATGATCAATTACATTTGTGCCCTTACTGAATCTATCATTAACATTAAGAATAGTAACAGCATGGTCTCCATTGCATTACCACCTCCTCCATTAgctaaatttattaaaaatatttgtgtGAAATCAAATGTGCAGACCCCAACTTTAATGGCAACAACTGttttattagaaaaattgaaaaaaattataccATCAAATGTATATGGTATTGAATCTACAAGGCATAGAATTTTCTTAGGTTGTTTGATTTTATCTGCAAAATCACTAAATGATTCATCACCATTGAATAAGCATTGGGCAAAATATACCGAAAGTTATATCCATTTACGTGAAGTTAACACCATCGAAAGGGAACTTTTGAATTACTTTGATTGGAATGTCAGTATATCGCAAGAAGAATTATTCTCTTctttatcatattttttggAACCAATTAAACAAGACATGATGATGAAACAAAGACAAAATTCTTTATTGATGAACATCCCATCAGTAAACTCATCCTCTATCCAATTACAAGAGGATCTTTCATGCATTAATCACCATAATAACATTCCACTCGAAGAGACAAAAActtctttattatcttATTCGAATTCAGACTATTCATTACCTTCTCTGGCGTCGTTCCAATCTTATACAGACAAAGACCACTCTCCATCAAGTGTTGCTAGTAGTTTGgttgatgaagataatatttGTAACAATGATTCGATTGAGAtcattgatgaaattaattcCAAATACATTGACAACATTACCCAACATAATAAGATCACTATTAAAAGATCTGCAGCATTACATTCATTCTTCTAA
- the CDC48 gene encoding AAA family ATPase CDC48 (similar to Saccharomyces cerevisiae CDC48 (YDL126C); ancestral locus Anc_7.288): MGEEKKALLDASGAEHQDEDRTATAILRSKKKDNALLVDDAVNDDNSVIAINSNTMDKLELFRGDTVLVKGKKRKDTVLIVLIDDDLEDGMCRVNRIVRNNLRIRLGDLITVHPCPDIKYATRISVLPIADTIEGITGNLFDVFLKPYFVEAYRPVRKGDHFVVRGGMRQVEFKVVDVEPDEFAVVAQDTVIHWEGEPINREDEENNMNEVGYDDIGGCRKQMAQIREMVELPLRHPQLFKAVGIKPPRGVLMYGPPGTGKTLMARAVANETGAFFFLINGPEVMSKMAGESESNLRKAFEEAEKNAPAIIFIDEIDSIAPKRDKTNGEVERRVVSQLLTLMDGMKARSNVVVIAATNRPNSIDPALRRFGRFDREVDIGIPDATGRLEVLRIHTKNMKLSDDVDLETLAAETHGYVGADIASLCSEGAMQQIREKMDLIDLDEDEIDAEVLDSLGVTMDNFRFALGNSNPSALRETVVESVNVTWDDIGGLDEIKRELRETVEYPVLHPDQYTKFGLSPSKGVLFYGPPGTGKTLLAKAVATEVSANFISVKGPELLSMWYGESESNIRDIFDKARAAAPTVVFLDELDSIAKARGNSQDNVGDRVVNQLLTEMDGMNAKKNVFVIGATNRPDQIDPAILRPGRLDQLIYVPLPDEVGRLSILEAQLRKSPLEPGLDLRAIAKASQGFSGADLSYIAQRAAKFAIKDSIEAHKLAESKKVKSEEDVEMSDVKQEAEVEEVDPVPFITKEHFAEAMKTAKRSVSDAELRRYEAYSQQMKASRGQFSNFNFGDSTLGANSDANNGTTGASGADFASGAAEEDDDLYS; the protein is encoded by the coding sequence ATGggagaagaaaaaaaagcGTTATTAGATGCTTCTGGTGCTGAGCATCAAGATGAAGATAGAACTGCTACTGCTATTTTGAGATCCAAGAAGAAAGATAATGCTTTGTTAGTTGATGATGCTGTCAATGATGACAATTCTGTTATTGCTATTAATTCCAATACTATGGATAAGCTAGAATTATTTAGAGGTGACACTGTCTTGGTTAAAGGTAAGAAGAGAAAAGATACTGTTTTGATCGTTTTGATCGATGATGATTTGGAAGATGGTATGTGTAGAGTTAATCGTATTGTTAGAAACAATTTGAGAATCAGGTTAGGTGATCTGATAACAGTCCATCCATGTCCAGATATCAAATACGCTACCAGAATTTCTGTTCTACCAATTGCTGATACTATTGAAGGTATTACTggtaatttatttgatgttTTCTTAAAGCCATATTTCGTTGAAGCCTACAGACCAGTTAGAAAAGGTGACCATTTCGTTGTAAGAGGTGGTATGAGACAAGTTGAATTTAAAGTCGTTGATGTCGAACCTGATGAGTTTGCCGTTGTTGCACAAGATACCGTTATTCACTGGGAAGGTGAACCAATTAATAGggaagatgaagaaaataatatgaatgAAGTTGGTTATGATGACATTGGTGGTTGTAGAAAACAAATGGCTCAAATTAGAGAAATGGTTGAATTACCATTAAGACATCCACAATTATTCAAAGCTGTCGGTATTAAACCACCAAGAGGTGTTCTTATGTATGGTCCTCCAGGTACCGGTAAAACTCTGATGGCTAGAGCTGTCGCTAACGAAACCGGtgctttctttttcttgatCAACGGTCCAGAAGTTATGTCAAAAATGGCAGGTGAATCTGAATCTAACTTAAGAAAAGCTTTTGAAGAAGCCGAAAAAAATGCCCCTGctattatctttattgatgaaatcGATTCCATTGCTCCAAAAAGAGACAAGACAAACGGTGAAGTTGAAAGAAGAGTCGTTTCAcaattattaactttaatGGATGGTATGAAAGCAAGATCTAATGTTGTCGTTATTGCTGCCACTAATAGACCAAACTCTATTGATCCTGCCTTAAGAAGATTTGGTAGATTCGATCGTGAAGTTGATATTGGTATTCCAGATGCCACCGGTAGATTAGAAGTCTTACGCATTCATACTAAGAACATGAAATTATCAGATGATGTTGATTTAGAAACTTTAGCTGCAGAAACTCATGGTTATGTTGGTGCTGATATTGCATCATTATGTTCCGAAGGTGCTATGCAACAAATTCGTGAAAAAATGGACTTGATTGATTTAGATGAAGACGAAATAGATGCTGAAGTTTTGGATTCTCTTGGTGTAACTATGGATAACTTCAGATTTGCCTTAGGTAACTCCAACCCATCTGCCTTACGTGAAACTGTTGTCGAAAGTGTCAATGTTACTTGGGATGATATTGGTGGTTTAGATGAAATTAAGAGAGAATTAAGAGAAACTGTTGAATACCCTGTCTTACATCCAGACCAATATACTAAATTCGGTCTATCTCCATCTAAAGGTGTTTTGTTTTATGGTCCACCAGGTACTGGTAAAACTTTACTGGCTAAAGCTGTCGCAACTGAAGTTTCTGCTAACTTTATTTCAGTCAAAGGTCCGGAATTATTAAGTATGTGGTATGGTGAATCCGAATCTAATATTCGTGATATTTTTGACAAAGCTAGAGCTGCTGCACCAACTGTTGTTTTCTTAGATGAATTGGATTCTATTGCTAAGGCTAGAGGTAATTCTCAAGACAACGTCGGTGATAGAGTTGTTAACCAATTATTAACTGAAATGGATGGTATGAATGCAAAGAAAAACGTTTTCGTTATTGGTGCAACAAATAGACCAGATCAAATCGATCCAGCTATTCTAAGACCAGGTAGATTAGATCAATTGATTTACGTTCCACTACCTGATGAAGTTGGTAGATTATCTATTTTAGAAGCTCAATTAAGAAAATCTCCATTAGAACCTGGTTTAGACTTACGTGCTATTGCTAAAGCTTCACAAGGTTTCTCTGGTGCTGATTTATCATACATTGCCCAAAGAGCTGCTAAATTTGCTATCAAAGATTCTATCGAAGCTCACAAACTTGCTGAAAGCAAAAAAGTGAAATCCGAAGAAGATGTTGAAATGTCCGATGTCAAACAAGAAGCTGAAGTTGAAGAAGTCGACCCAGTTCCATTTATCACAAAAGAACATTTTGCTGAAGCTATGAAAACAGCCAAACGTTCTGTCTCCGATGCCGAATTACGTCGTTATGAAGCATATTCACAACAAATGAAGGCCTCTAGAGGTCAATTTAGTAATTTCAACTTTGGTGACTCAACTTTAGGTGCAAACAGTGATGCTAATAATGGCACCACTGGCGCTTCTGGTGCTGATTTTGCTTCTGGTGCTGCcgaagaagatgatgacTTATACAGTTAG
- the HNT1 gene encoding adenosine 5'-monophosphoramidase (similar to Saccharomyces cerevisiae HNT1 (YDL125C); ancestral locus Anc_7.287): MSAKVVHDASCIFCKIIKGEIPSFKLIETEYTYSFLDIQPTSKGHALIIPKYHGAKLHNIPDEYLTDILPITKKLTKVLGIDNDGSDGFGYNILQNNGKLAHQEVDHVHFHLIPKFDKESGLIIGWPTEETDFEKLGEYHKELLKKLESLE; the protein is encoded by the exons ATGTCAGCCAAGGTAGTGCACGATGCTTCTTGcattttttgtaaaatcattaaag GCGAAATTccatcttttaaattaattgaaactGAATATActtattcatttttagatATTCAACCAACCTCGAAGGGTCATGCTTTAATCATTCCAAAATATCACGGTGCTAAATTGCATAACATTCctgatgaatatttaacCGATATACTACCAATTACTAAGAAGTTAACAAAAGTTTTAGGAATCGATAATGACGGATCCGACGGTTTTGGGTACAACATTTTACAAAACAATGGTAAATTAGCACATCAAGAAGTCGATCACGTTCATTTCCATTTGATTCCAAAATTCGACAAGGAATCTGGTCTAATCATAGGATGGCCAACAGAAGAAACTGATTTCGAAAAGTTAGGTGAATACCATAAAGAACTcttaaagaaattagaGTCTCTAGAATAA
- the DLD2 gene encoding D-lactate dehydrogenase (similar to Saccharomyces cerevisiae DLD2 (YDL178W); ancestral locus Anc_7.286), giving the protein MLRSSLLKSANKPNLLLIQQQLSKSRFYSLFNRHTDLAFPNKNDAIIRAQNQAHGNSKTVGRIRNQNHYSTKAPPRFTADIYPNIKRDSIYKKIDEKDIDYFKSFLSPSEISLATTEDALDSFNEDFMKKYRGQSKVLLKPKNVESVSKIMKYCYDNELAVVPQGGNTGLVGGSVPVFDEIILSMNNLNKIRDFDAVSGIFNCDAGVILENADNFLAENGYIFPLDLGAKGSCHVGGVVATNAGGLRLLRYGSLHGSVLGLEVVMPNGDIVSSMHSLRKDNTGYDLKQMFIGSEGTIGIITGVSILAPIRPTSFNVSYLAVNDFETVQKVFVRAKKELSEILSAFEFMDCKSQEITKPHMGGIGFPLENEYPFYILIETSGSNKEHNDEKLETFLEKVMEEELVVDGVIAQDETELKKLWQWREMISECSQAGGGVYKYDVSLPLKDLYSLVEATNERLTKAGLVGDAPKPVISAIGYGHVGDGNLHLNVAVREYNKEVEKALEPFVYQFISEKKGSVSAEHGVGFQKKNYIQYSKSPREIQMIKDLKKHFDPKGILNPYKYI; this is encoded by the coding sequence ATGCTTAGATCAAGTCTACTGAAATCTGCTAATAAACCAAATCTCTTGCTAATTCAACAACAGTTAAGCAAATCCAGATTCTATTCTTTATTCAATAGACATACTGATTTGGCATTTCCTAATAAAAATGACGCTATTATTCGTGCTCAAAACCAGGCCCACGGTAATTCTAAAACAGTTGGTAGAAtaagaaatcaaaatcaCTACTCTACAAAAGCTCCGCCAAGATTCACAGCTGATATTtatccaaatattaaacgtgattctatatataagaaaatTGACGAGAAAGACATCgattattttaaatcatttttgtCACCTTCAGAAATCTCACTTGCCACCACTGAAGATGCATTAGATTCATTTAACGAAGATTTcatgaaaaaatatagagGTCAATCAAAAGTTCTtttaaaaccaaaaaatgTGGAAAGTGTATCgaaaattatgaaataCTGTTATGATAATGAACTTGCTGTTGTTCCACAAGGTGGAAATACTGGTTTGGTTGGGGGTTCTGTACCAGTCTTTGATGAAATCATTTTATCaatgaataatttaaataaaataagagACTTTGATGCTGTCTCTGGTATATTCAACTGTGATGCAGGTGTCATTTTAGAGAATGCTGACAACTTTCTAGCAGAAAATGGATACATTTTCCCATTAGATTTAGGAGCAAAAGGCTCTTGTCATGTTGGTGGTGTTGTGGCAACAAATGCAGGTGGTTTAAGATTGTTGAGATATGGATCTTTACATGGAAGCGTCTTAGGATTAGAAGTAGTTATGCCAAATGGTGATATTGTCAGTAGTATGCATTCTTTAAGAAAAGACAACACAGGCTATGATTTAAAACAGATGTTCATTGGTTCAGAAGGAACAATAGGTATCATTACTGGTGTTTCAATTTTAGCACCAATAAGGCCTACGTCTTTTAATGTCAGTTATCTTGCTgtaaatgattttgaaactgTTCAAAAAGTTTTTGTAAGAGCAAAGAAGGAGCTTTCTGAGATATTATCagcttttgaatttatgGATTGCAAGTCGCAAGAAATAACTAAACCACATATGGGTGGTATTGGATTTCcattagaaaatgaatatCCATTTTATATCTTGATTGAGACTTCCGGATCTAATAAAGAGCACAATGATGAAAAACTAGAGACCTTTTTGGAAAAAGTAATGGAAGAAGAATTAGTTGTTGATGGTGTTATTGCTCAAGATGAAActgaattaaaaaagttATGGCAATGGAGAGAAATGATATCTGAATGTTCCCAAGCCGGTGGTGGTGTTTACAAATATGATGTTTCCTTGCCATTGAAGGACTTGTATTCTTTAGTAGAGGCTACAAATGAAAGATTAACTAAAGCAGGTTTAGTAGGTGATGCACCAAAACCTGTTATTAGTGCTATCGGGTATGGCCACGTCGGTGATGGTAACTTACATCTAAATGTTGCAGTAAgagaatataataaagaagtTGAAAAGGCTTTAGAACCTTTTGtttatcaatttatttCCGAAAAGAAGGGTTCAGTAAGCGCTGAGCATGGTGTAggttttcaaaagaaaaattatattcaatattcaAAGAGTCCAAGGGAAATACAAATGATTAAGGATTTGAAAAAGCATTTCGATCCCAAAGGAATTTTAAACCCATAtaagtatatttaa
- the TPHA0A03290 gene encoding uncharacterized protein (similar to Saccharomyces cerevisiae YDL177C; ancestral locus Anc_7.284): MINWNESEILVDRKSKFQARCCPIKNQNEIEPILSNLLALNKSVAKASHPYMYAWRTADIVTQNDSKNSNSNNKSNKSNKSNSKKTKDLILPTTYKNVQQGCTDGGESGAGQRLLTLLERSNVINAFVIVTRWYGGTPLGSARFRHISTTAVESLKKAKFLL; this comes from the coding sequence atgatcAATTGGAATGAATCTGAAATATTAGTTGAtagaaaatcaaaatttcaagCTAGATGTTGTccaataaaaaatcaaaatgaAATAGAACCGATTCTATCTAACCTTCTCGCTCTCAATAAGTCAGTAGCTAAAGCAAGCCATCCTTATATGTATGCTTGGAGGACTGCAGATATAGTCACTCAAAATGATTCGAAGAATTCAAATAGCAAcaataaaagtaataaaagcaataaaagtaattctaaaaaaacaaaagatCTTATTTTGCCAACTACTTATAAGAATGTCCAACAAGGTTGTACTGATGGGGGTGAATCTGGTGCAGGCCAACGACTGTTGACACTACTGGAGAGATCGAATGTTATAAATGCGTTTGTTATAGTTACTCGATGGTATGGTGGTACTCCATTAGGTTCTGCAAGGTTCAGGCATATTTCAACAACGGCAGTTGAAAGTTTAAAAAAGGCAAAATTCTTATTGTGA
- the SNA4 gene encoding Sna4p (similar to Saccharomyces cerevisiae SNA4 (YDL123W); ancestral locus Anc_7.282): MCCCWIYCSVSDLILYIVAFFFPPVAVLLRSGIWSQDLLLNILLTMLGYVPGMIHAFYYINITSPLRNNGTETVYIYQQNWEANNNNNRDNTESSNSVGRSYPSVETPLLNPSTNVPGDNKVQSPAPPPYTV, encoded by the coding sequence ATGTGCTGTTGTTGGATTTACTGTAGTGTTTcagatttaattttatatattgttgCCTTTTTCTTTCCACCTGTAGCAGTTTTACTGAGGTCAGGTATATGGTCACAAGATTTACtactaaatatattacttACGATGCTCGGATATGTTCCTGGGATGATCCATGCATTTTACTATATTAATATCACCAGCCCATTGAGAAATAATGGTACAGAAACagtgtatatatatcaacAAAACTGGGAAgccaataataataataatagagATAATACAGAGTCATCAAATAGCGTTGGAAGAAGTTATCCATCCGTAGAAACTCCGCTACTTAACCCATCGACTAATGTACCAGGGGATAATAAGGTACAAAGTCCAGCACCTCCTCCATACACtgtttaa
- the TPHA0A03310 gene encoding zinc finger CCHC domain-containing protein (similar to Saccharomyces cerevisiae AIR1 (YIL079C) and AIR2 (YDL175C); ancestral locus Anc_7.281) — translation MSSLNETESMDSLPFVKEVTPSRESSVVKIVAPSIEEVTGNPEELRALRGQGRYFGMSEADGGFMESEPKCNNCSQRGHYKRDCPHVICTYCGSMDDHYSQHCPKAIMCSNCSEKGHYKSQCPKKWKRVFCILCNSKLHSRDRCPSVWRVYLLKETKKNEKRHLPMHLIFCYNCGLKGHFGDDCNRRRSSRVPLDDGSAFSGDNVCDELKEEYFQNLTDFKRESRYDYDITNDSFDYNDYEYENEAYDGNDYVGRYNGNSSNSNSRNKNKKRQYSNFNPPPYQDERRHKRSKKSDNGRNSRSGNSSNNNNNNNNNNNNNNKTSTTSHPLDFPRNNNRSNNRSNSNSNGARNTDKTRHGKSKSNKSKDSRHNKHRSHNAHKFERQ, via the coding sequence ATGAGTTCTTTAAATGAAACTGAATCAATGGACAGTTTACCGTTTGTGAAAGAGGTTACTCCTTCGAGAGAATCTTCAGTGGTCAAGATCGTCGCTCCCTCTATTGAAGAGGTCACAGGTAATCCTGAGGAATTGAGGGCTTTGAGAGGGCAAGGTCGTTATTTCGGTATGTCCGAAGCAGATGGTGGGTTCATGGAATCTGAACCGAAATGTAATAATTGTTCTCAAAGAGGTCATTATAAGAGGGATTGTCCCCATGTGATCTGTACTTACTGCGGGTCTATGGATGACCATTACTCACAGCATTGTCCAAAGGCTATCATGTGTAGTAATTGTTCTGAAAAGGGTCATTATAAATCACAATGTCCTAAGAAATGGAAAAGAGTATTTTGCATTTTATGTAATAGTAAACTGCATTCAAGAGATAGATGTCCAAGTGTGTGGAGagtttatttattgaaagaaactaagaaaaatgaaaaaagacATTTACCTATgcatttaatattttgttataaTTGTGGATTGAAAGGCCATTTTGGTGATGATTGTAATAGACGACGTTCTTCGAGGGTTCCTTTGGATGATGGCAGTGCATTTTCTGGTGATAACGTTTGTGATGAGTTAAAGGAAGagtattttcaaaatttaacaGATTTTAAAAGAGAAAGCCGTTACGATTATGATATCACAAATGATTCTTTTGACTATAATGATTATGAATATGAAAACGAAGCTTATGATGGAAATGATTATGTAGGAAGATATAATGGGAACAGTAGtaacagcaacagcagaaacaaaaataagaaaagaCAGTACTCTAATTTCAATCCGCCACCATACCAAGATGAAAGAAGGCATAAGAGATCAAAGAAATCTGACAATGGAAGAAATTCTAGAAGTGGAAATagtagtaataataataataataataataataataataataataataataagacATCTACTACCTCACATCCTCTGGATTTCCCACGTAATAATAACAGATCCAATAATCgttcaaattcaaattcaaatggTGCAAGAAACACAGATAAGACCAGACACGGGAAATCAAAATCCAATAAATCCAAGGATTCAAGACACAATAAGCACAGGTCTCATAACGCTCATAAGTTTGAAagacaataa